The Bactrocera dorsalis isolate Fly_Bdor chromosome 2, ASM2337382v1, whole genome shotgun sequence region GCAGGAGTGCAATATATCTTGGGGGGCTCAAAATAggtttttatgaataaataaacactttcttatgaaaattaaaatttacgatACGTTTTGAACAAACCTCGTATAAACATTTAATGATTACAATCTCTATTCCAAACAAATCGCTTTACTTAATAGATTTACTAGAGCTAAGTGTGCAGGTTATCAGTTGCCATAGGCTGAcagcacaaaaataaaataagaaagcgATAAATTTTGGCGGGAATGAACATGGCATATTCTCATAAGTTAAAGTATGTGAGTATATGAGTTGTCTGCTAAAATAAATCATACTAACATTTAAGCGTTGGAAATCAGTATTCGGTTAAAATGCTGTGCGTCCATTGGCCCCTTTTTTGGTATTGAATTTCGGTATTAAGAGTAGTATGCTTTTTTAGGTTCTTGGTAATACTAACTTCTTCTGCGAGATGttgattttattagaaaataggAAATCAGCCATTATGGTACCTGATAACTCCATGAGAgcttagatatatgtataataatgtaAACTTAATAGAAAATCTGACGTATGGACTAGTAGTCCAGACATTAATAGTTAAAGCCTCTCTGTTGCCATACTTTTTATGAACTCGGCGAATTGGCTGGAATTGGTATTAGCCACCTCAATAAATTTATGAGAGGCTCTAGGCGTTTTGTCGATATGCAACAGTGTTTTTGATTCATTCCTTTTAGTTCTGGACATTACGACGGACAAGCCTCTCTAGCACATCAAGTTGGATTAATCGTGGTTTCACGAATATCAGCCTATTTACTTAACCTAACCAATACATCGGTTATAAACTTAACCAGAAGGGTTCGATCAGTTTTGGATAAAAGTTTCCACATATCAGGATCATCACTAtcgttgaattttttaaattattcgcATGTAATATGTCATACCAACCACCAATATCCCTAAATTTTGTCTGTCGAGTAATAtgcactcaaaaaaaaaaaactttaaaacgtTTTACcgtaaatgattaattttttttctattaacttATTCAGGTACTAGATAAGTCATTCTTTTTGCACGAGTCCGTTTGCATAGCCTGCGAAATCAATTTGCCTGAAAATGAACAAGCGCGTGCCGAACTTCGCGAACTATGCCGCAGAGCAGCATATGACGGTGTGTCGCTTGTAGTCAAGCACGTGGAGAGTGGAAAGATAGTGGGAGTTGCGTTCAATAAAATacaggtaaataaaaacaaaaaaatttaaaaaaaaaatatttattatttttttttatcacaataCTACCGATTTTACAGTACATACCGCCGAAGGGTGAAGAGCCTTTCTTCATACAATTCCGCAACGAGCACACAAAATCACCACAAGCTCAGGGCCTTATGGACTTTATGATCGAGGTAGATTCGGAGAACGATGTATTTGAGCTCTATAAAATTGACACGCTCCTGGAGTTGATGTTCCTTGCAACTTTGCAAGAATGGGGTCGTCGTGGTATCGCAAGTCAATTATCGCGCTACACCATACAGTTGGCGCGCGAGCTCTCCGAAGGCGTTGGTGTCAATGAAATGCATCCCCAACTACGCGATAAACGCCCCAAAGCTGTGACTGCAATCTTTACCTCTATGTTCTCACAAAAGGCTGGTCGTTCGCAGAATTTTAAAGTGATCAACAGTGTGCCCTATACACGCTTTACCTATAATGGTAAAACATTCGATCAATCTATTAATCCCATGCACAAAACTACAGAACATgctctgtttttgttgtaaagtaAGAGAAACACAGTTGCAGTATTGATTTGAATTAGAATGACATGTGCGCAttttatttgaaagagatatgATTTGTTAAAATACAGATAACCAAAGAGCTATTTTTATGATTGAAACGCTATTGCTAAGCAGCTTTGTAGTTACCAAAGCCTTTGTCTAATAATGATTAGCATTAAATTATTATCCTAAAACCGATTTTAATGGAAAGTTAAATAAAGAAAGATTAAATAGCTGGTGCAGATATGTATTATTAATAACTAACTGGAACTTATCAGTATAATagtaacataaaatatatgtatgtataaaaataaatatactatatacgataagagagttatatatatatatatgagccATCGGTTAATCTTGGAACTATACAAATTTTGGAACAATCAGTGTGGTAGGTCATGGCCAAACATCAAAGTGATTTCACTCAGACATGGTTGTTGTAGCGGTAGAATTATGCCgaattgacagtccttggccggataaaaatccggttacgtagacccgactttCGCCGGAACGGTCCGAGaaatggtgttgttgttgttttaacggcatctcaatccccgttaggatggtaagggttacccgtgttgtcgtcgacgtcaacTAAAGGGAGGCCCagaaaacgtgctgtttcgacggggttggACCAAAGGGAAAAGGGTGTTAGACCCTACCCTACTCGGGTTGGTAgcgcatgcaaagaggtggtcagtgttatgcggagactcgttgcatgcaggacataaaTTGGGTATGTTAgagtctattctggataagtggGAGTTTAACCtactacaatatccagaacgaattTGCGGTagggtcactctcgtttctcgcggcaactctaACTCTTCGTCCGAGAGATGGTCAAAGTATGTGGTACacttttgaaaattgaaaatagtcagcttatatactatacatattggTTAAAACTTGTAATTTCTTACggcaaagaaaatattatttaccatgactatacaaagaattataaataatttaaatttggcaCCAAGTAACCgaaataatactaaataatattgaaatattttcaaaacgtttttttttcagcAAATATCACACCGCCCTAATGTTCAGTTCATATTTTCGGCGTCGTCTCTTTTCATGATTACTTGTTAATTTTTCACACTTGAAAATTAGAACACTTTTATTcacataaatattcaaaatacccTGTAGAAAATAGCGCTGAAAAGTTTTTCTCTCATTTTGTATATAAGGAAAGCAACAGGTAGATAGTTAGCATTAAGATTTAGGATTAAGAATGATATGTTTTTGGTGATTGTGCTGTATGTAGAGAAACTAAAGAAGTTGTTTCCTAACAGAAGTCGATGCTATTCAGGTGATCTGCTGTGGATTAATttcgacttgaaaaaaattctcgaaAAGCTAACTGGAGGCAGCTACAATTTAATACCTTTCATCAAATCAAAACATACTTTATTTGGGGGCAACTCACTCACTGGATTGTCACCTCTTAATACATTTTCCCACTAGTTACTGGAGAAGAGCTTTCCAAAATAGCGCTATTTGCAAGGGAAGAGCTCGTCAGGCCAAATATTtcgatatataatacatattagtTAGATCTGTTTAAGATAAAAAACACGCCGAAATGTGTCCTGTATGgtcattatacatacatatgtatgttcccCTACGAATtgatgtatgtgtatgtatttataaataagaatAGGGTGCAGGCAATATATCATTCAATTTGAAATAAAcgtttcaattaaataaatttactcaCATAACAGTCGGCGCGGCTGTTGAGTTGTTCCAACTGTTAGTGGACTTTTTTATTAGTTCCAAAAATAGAAGAGAAGAGAAAGCttacacaatatacatacatacatatacatatgtgtgggtatacatatttaaataagaatAGTATTTGGGTAGCAGaaagtaaaatagttttttagcTTTTGTTAGTTCCTTGATAAGATGATGTTGGATAAGACAGTTTCCAGCAGATATTGTTGATCTCTTTATTGCACAATTTTAGTTTAGTATTAAGGCTTTGAAATTTGTGATTGGCTTTGAAGTGAAAATGCATTGTTATtgaaagcattttttgttttgggtcTCTAATGTCGGTATGAAATGATGTTTTTATTCAACCGAGAGATGGCGCAGGAGTAACTAGGGAGACAAGtggtttatttttcttatattcgaTTTATTGTGAACAGCACAGGGTTCTATTTCTGAAGCAGATTATTGTACTTTCTTTATATCGTCCTGGTTTGTGCTTCAATTCATTTCTTAAGgagttatatacagttagaaacccgaaaaagcgaattttccagaatttttttctgagaaaatttttaattttattgatccaaaaatttgtttacatattatTGTATCATTTAACTGCATTTTAAGATtttgtattagtaaaaatatttatttggaaaggaactacagctgatctccgggagctcctctcaaaaaagacgttttgcgtTGACCACTATGTCTCCGAActggatcctctgaaattaaaaaaccgaaaaaaaatcgaaggaataagcaaaatagttttaattttttttgacgaaatgacggtttctaaaaaaaattggatttttgaccaaattttcggccttaaattgtttataaaaaaatatttatcggtgagaaaaaatctttacttaattactaaaaaatatatttaagaagctggtattaaaatttgagactaatcggCTTAGCCGTTTGcgagtaatgttggtcaccaactttgaaaacaccattttgaaaaaaaaaacttttaaagtttGGTTTTGTACTATCAAGCGCTCTGAAACGCCTTTTAAATTATTCATtcaacttcgaaaatattcaccggcacgatatgaaattttctgtgtgtatttttaaatatatgtacatatattaagaaaaaaaatcgatttttcgaaaattctaactgtatttAACCCCTTAAACAGgtcattgtatatttttttttaattggcgaGCTTTGtgatttaattcatttataatcacgaatatagtatatacctcctacatatattttttataccaccTTAATGCAAACTATTCCAATTTCACAACTCCCCCTATCCACCCTTACCTTTATCAATTTCACTGTTATGCTCTAGacgaacacatatgtatgtatgtaaatatgtacatctgtTTGTAAGCAGTTCGGTACGCATAAACAATAGCCTagacaatatttgtcaattgcTTCATTAAGAAAACACTTTGCTTCCTTCTACACAAACTCGCGGAACAGTAAGGCGAATCAGTGGCGGTAAAAATTTTAGAGCTTTATCGAGAGTGTCATaatttcattgttattgttgttattttgcaaCATTCAGCTGCCTCCCGCTCAGTTGCCGTGTTCTGTCAGTGGCCGGTGAGTAGTTTGAATCCATATATCGTGTATATTCTTGGTCAGTTGATTTTTGGCGGCGCTTTTGTGTTCATTGCTTGTTTTTTTCGGTGTCTTCGACTTTTAAATAGGAAAATTGTTCACATTTTGGACAACATTTATTATAGACACATTTGAAAACTTagtaggaaataaaaaaaaaatgagcgAGAAGCCTACGAATATTATAAGCAATGGTAGTTCTAATGGTTTATTTTCAATAACAgaaatcaatatttaaattactttgtTTTTCTAAGGTGAATTGGAGATTGTCACGATCACTGAGGCGCTATACGATGAGGCAGTAAAGGTAAGCCATTAAATTGTGTCTTTATGGAAAGAaaaaagggtattatagcttcggtgcaatggaagaaaaatttttccttgtttctgattatatttgaaattgttaaaaagtttttgattatttGAGCGAGCTTACAGATACGAATATTAGAGAGCGCTAGAAAAGTACAAACACGATTTGGGAtaacaatgaaattctttattcctgtgaaagtacattcgatgccattatatatggaactcgatttcttttggaTGGCCATCACAGGCATGCTTTTAGAAGTCCacacgctgaacccaattttggacaagcataaatcggctaatactgctgcaatttcacgttcgatatacATAAGTTCATCAATcatcgctggcttgttggcaaagaccatagacttgacgtagccccacaggaaatagtctaacggcgtcaaatcgcacgaccgaggggGCTTTTTGACCGGGCCACTTCGTAAGATAGTACGTCcatcaaacttggttttcaatatcCCGATTATgatattcgctgtgtggcttgggGCGCCctcctgttgaaaccacatgttgTCCCAgttcatatcatccaattcgagcCAAAAAcgttcggttatcattgagtggtagcgattcccattcacagtaacgtgccggtcttgttCAACACGGAAGaaatacggcccaatgacgccgccagcacataaaccgcaccaaaccgtaattttttcggaatgcaatggtgactcatggagtacatgTGGATTGCTGTCtaaccaataacgcatattttgtttatttacgaagccagaaatgagcctctttgctgaagatgatttttcgatgaaaatccggataattttcaagttattGCTCAGACCGATTCACAAttcgaacatacgacgattctggtggtcaagcggctccTTGAGAACGACATGTGAGaaactgatttgggtcttcttcaattgatgcgctagcggcagcaatattctc contains the following coding sequences:
- the LOC105231673 gene encoding uncharacterized protein LOC105231673; the protein is MRANNGRIWGKFNNDEFEVRSLTESDLEEALEVLDKSFFLHESVCIACEINLPENEQARAELRELCRRAAYDGVSLVVKHVESGKIVGVAFNKIQYIPPKGEEPFFIQFRNEHTKSPQAQGLMDFMIEVDSENDVFELYKIDTLLELMFLATLQEWGRRGIASQLSRYTIQLARELSEGVGVNEMHPQLRDKRPKAVTAIFTSMFSQKAGRSQNFKVINSVPYTRFTYNGKTFDQSINPMHKTTEHALFLFCLPLSCRVLSVAGKLFTFWTTFIIDTFENLVGNKKKMSEKPTNIISNGELEIVTITEALYDEAVKLFTDNFIPQENASIATKTPSSPQAIEELQCLCRKLLTENISFAARNIANGELAAIAVNHLMSSTSENCTLFDTVRSPAIECINDFLERIDTSADIYKTLQIDCVLEIVFLATSSKYVQRGLASSLTEYTIEYARRLQKGILPPEDLPAAEVRALKPSAVCSVFTSIHTQRIGRKFNFEILNQIPYTEFTFEGKTFAERIDPKHKFATFEALRL